Part of the Deltaproteobacteria bacterium genome, TTGTACTCTCTGTTTACTCAGGTTTCGATTATTTTATGAAATTTTACAGGGAGATTGCCAGAAAGTAAAAGGATGACAATGATCGATATTTCTAAAATAGACTATCAATCATTTGATAATCCAATGATCACGAGGTCTTTGTTTTATCCGCGCCCTGAGATTGGTTCGTCACCTGCCGGAGGATCCGCTGAATCGATACTTATCCCGGTTGAGGAGGGTGTTGTCGTTGGCGCCCGGTTTCA contains:
- a CDS encoding alpha/beta hydrolase; amino-acid sequence: MIDISKIDYQSFDNPMITRSLFYPRPEIGSSPAGGSAESILIPVEEGVVVGARFHRAGMEAANMLFFHGNGEIVADYNDMAVLYTDIGINFIPVDYRGYGLSTGRPTVT